A DNA window from Polyangiaceae bacterium contains the following coding sequences:
- a CDS encoding DegT/DnrJ/EryC1/StrS family aminotransferase, which yields MAPPPITLFDAQRQYAPLLDELTAAARRVIASGRYVLGPEVEAFETEIGAWLGAEHAVGVSSGSDALVLALHAAGVEPGDDVVVPAYSFIATSEAVRRVGARPVFADVRDDTFDLDAERVAAALTPRTRAVIGVHLFGQPCDAWALRALCDDSGIVFIEDAAQAFGAGRLSTSASDDADDATSSVHRTPDPHEAGASAPNLVVGASTPNLVVGASAPGHAVGCIGHLACFSFFPAKVFGGFGDGGLVTTADPGLASRVKSLRQHGLEGGDAQALGGNYRLDALQAALLRVTLPHVRSWIARRQAVAAAYDEALATLPGVRVPARRVGTSHVFAAYALRVAAGARDELRRKLRAAGIESAVYYPKTLPAMRANADLPPAPAPIADALTRELVALPVHPCLEADEISRVVTVVRGSLRKL from the coding sequence ATGGCTCCGCCGCCCATCACTCTCTTCGACGCCCAGCGGCAGTACGCGCCGCTGTTGGACGAGCTCACGGCGGCGGCGCGACGGGTAATCGCGTCGGGGCGCTATGTGCTCGGGCCGGAGGTGGAGGCCTTCGAGACGGAGATCGGCGCGTGGCTCGGTGCGGAGCACGCCGTCGGGGTGTCGAGCGGCAGCGACGCGCTCGTCCTCGCGCTGCACGCGGCTGGCGTCGAGCCTGGGGACGACGTGGTCGTGCCGGCGTACAGCTTCATTGCCACCTCCGAGGCGGTGCGGCGAGTGGGAGCGAGACCCGTGTTCGCGGACGTGCGCGACGACACGTTCGATCTAGACGCGGAGCGCGTGGCGGCCGCACTGACGCCGCGCACTCGCGCGGTCATCGGCGTGCACCTCTTTGGGCAGCCTTGCGACGCCTGGGCCCTCCGCGCGCTGTGCGATGACAGTGGGATCGTGTTCATCGAGGACGCCGCGCAGGCGTTCGGCGCCGGCAGGCTCAGCACCTCTGCGAGCGATGACGCGGACGACGCGACGAGCAGCGTCCACCGTACGCCGGACCCGCACGAGGCTGGCGCGTCCGCTCCGAACCTCGTCGTCGGCGCGTCCACTCCGAACCTCGTCGTCGGCGCGTCCGCTCCGGGCCACGCCGTGGGCTGCATCGGTCATCTCGCGTGCTTCAGCTTCTTTCCCGCGAAGGTGTTCGGCGGCTTCGGGGATGGCGGACTGGTCACCACCGCGGACCCGGGCCTCGCATCACGCGTGAAAAGCCTACGCCAGCACGGCTTGGAGGGTGGAGATGCGCAGGCCCTCGGCGGCAACTATCGACTCGACGCACTGCAGGCAGCCTTGTTGCGGGTCACCTTGCCGCACGTTCGCAGCTGGATCGCGCGGCGCCAGGCGGTGGCGGCGGCCTACGACGAAGCTTTGGCAACGCTGCCCGGCGTGCGCGTGCCGGCCCGAAGGGTGGGGACCAGCCACGTGTTCGCTGCCTATGCGCTGCGCGTCGCCGCGGGCGCGCGCGACGAGCTGCGCCGCAAACTGCGTGCCGCAGGTATCGAAAGCGCCGTGTACTACCCTAAGACCTTGCCGGCGATGCGCGCCAACGCGGATCTGCCTCCAGCGCCGGCACCAATCGCCGACGCACTCACACGCGAACTCGTCGCGCTACCCGTGCATCCGTGCCTCGAAGCGGACGAGATTTCCCGCGTCGTTACCGTGGTTCGCGGATCCCTGCGGAAGCTCTAG
- a CDS encoding MYXO-CTERM sorting domain-containing protein, translating into MRKLGVFTVLSVAAVLAACSSTSDGDEPGTQESVGSSQEAIVGNCTKETYGMPCDPDGPLGPLLECQGQCLYGGVPAGPVCQKVGSTSFTDGRACGTPGGVGDGVCANRCLNGACLQQAAPAGAMCRPDANSTACDGACDGGGKCVALADVCAYGPNNCTFDSCNPLNAKQCRTVFLNPGSGCEDGNLCTINDTCDAAGKCIAGPPTKCDDKDVCTNDICNPANGACTHNFNTASCDDGNACTSGDVCSAGKCQSGNAVDCDDKNLCTADSCDKLTGCGHTPISCDDKDACTDDSCNPSDGSCVNTKKDCDDGKACTVDSCDSTSGCKNAPKDCDDNDPCTTDGCAEPAGTCTHTPIPNCGTGGTGGATGGTGGATGGTGGATGGTGGATGGTGGATGGTAGATGGTAGATGGTAGSSGSSGASGASGNAGASGSAGTGGGSAGTAGASGSGGFPSTGGFGATDAGADSGTAGGSGSTEGGGCGCRVPAQGPAAPHAWMLAALAAFGVSRRRRR; encoded by the coding sequence ATGCGAAAGCTTGGAGTATTCACGGTTTTGTCGGTTGCCGCGGTGTTGGCGGCGTGCAGCAGCACCAGCGATGGTGACGAGCCCGGTACGCAAGAGTCGGTGGGATCGAGCCAGGAAGCCATCGTTGGCAACTGCACCAAAGAAACCTACGGCATGCCGTGCGACCCAGACGGCCCGCTGGGCCCGCTGCTCGAATGCCAGGGACAGTGCCTCTACGGTGGAGTGCCGGCGGGCCCCGTGTGTCAGAAGGTCGGGAGCACCTCCTTCACGGACGGGCGGGCATGTGGAACACCGGGCGGCGTTGGCGACGGAGTGTGCGCAAATCGGTGTCTGAATGGTGCGTGCCTGCAGCAGGCGGCTCCGGCGGGCGCCATGTGCCGACCCGACGCCAATTCTACGGCATGTGATGGCGCCTGCGACGGCGGTGGAAAGTGTGTCGCGCTGGCGGATGTGTGCGCGTATGGCCCGAACAACTGCACGTTCGACTCCTGCAACCCACTGAATGCCAAGCAGTGCCGGACGGTGTTCCTGAATCCCGGCTCTGGCTGCGAAGACGGCAATCTGTGCACGATCAACGACACGTGCGACGCGGCGGGCAAGTGCATCGCAGGCCCGCCAACGAAGTGCGACGACAAGGACGTCTGCACGAATGACATCTGCAACCCGGCCAACGGCGCGTGCACTCACAATTTCAATACCGCGTCCTGCGACGACGGGAATGCGTGTACCTCCGGCGACGTCTGCAGTGCAGGCAAGTGCCAGTCCGGAAACGCCGTTGATTGCGACGACAAGAACCTCTGCACCGCTGATAGCTGCGACAAGCTGACCGGTTGCGGACACACGCCCATCAGCTGTGACGACAAGGACGCGTGCACCGACGACAGCTGCAATCCAAGCGACGGCAGCTGCGTCAACACCAAGAAAGACTGCGACGACGGCAAGGCCTGCACCGTCGACTCCTGCGACTCGACCTCGGGCTGCAAGAACGCGCCCAAGGACTGTGACGACAACGACCCCTGCACCACGGACGGCTGCGCCGAGCCCGCCGGCACCTGTACGCACACGCCAATCCCGAATTGTGGCACCGGCGGCACGGGCGGCGCGACCGGCGGCACGGGCGGCGCGACCGGCGGCACGGGCGGCGCGACCGGCGGCACGGGCGGCGCGACCGGCGGCACGGGCGGCGCGACCGGCGGCACTGCTGGCGCGACCGGCGGCACTGCTGGCGCGACCGGCGGCACAGCGGGGAGCAGTGGCAGCTCCGGCGCGAGCGGAGCTTCGGGCAACGCTGGAGCGAGTGGCTCCGCAGGCACTGGCGGTGGCAGCGCTGGTACTGCTGGCGCGTCAGGGTCCGGAGGTTTCCCGTCTACGGGTGGCTTCGGCGCGACCGATGCAGGAGCCGACAGCGGCACGGCCGGTGGCAGCGGCTCGACGGAAGGTGGCGGTTGCGGCTGTCGCGTTCCCGCGCAGGGGCCGGCAGCCCCGCACGCCTGGATGCTAGCAGCCTTGGCAGCTTTCGGCGTCTCGCGTCGGCGTCGGCGCTAG
- a CDS encoding Gfo/Idh/MocA family oxidoreductase has translation MSLNVALIGAGAWGIRILAALLELNECSVVGVSDPAADALRRAVGLGARGVALNDLLGSTGVDALFIASPPALHAEHALLALRAGKHVFVEKPMALRIEDAERLAAEAAKRSLVISVGHILLYHPIADAVGAALADSRLGELTRWWSERSGSPGRRRSEDAWWTLGPHDVALMFHLLGPPRQLWAKRFGVGADNRVECGFWFDSGVQACIRVCTDGSFEGRAVRLEGTQAEFEVTDCGTSIEACWRASSQEPVLMTKPVENPLRAEIAAFLHAVKEGCRIPTEATAGVEVTRILELGDLSAKRGAPISLASQGIDQNVRNAAPSWARSVGFRLRL, from the coding sequence ATGTCGCTGAACGTTGCCCTGATTGGCGCTGGCGCCTGGGGAATCCGCATTTTGGCGGCACTTCTGGAATTGAACGAATGTTCAGTCGTTGGTGTGAGCGACCCTGCTGCGGACGCCCTGCGCCGGGCGGTCGGCCTTGGAGCGCGGGGCGTAGCGCTGAACGACTTGCTGGGGTCGACCGGAGTCGATGCCCTGTTCATCGCATCGCCGCCGGCGCTGCACGCTGAGCATGCCTTGCTGGCGCTGCGCGCCGGGAAGCACGTGTTCGTCGAGAAGCCCATGGCGCTTCGCATCGAGGATGCGGAGCGCTTGGCTGCTGAGGCCGCCAAGCGGAGCCTAGTGATTTCCGTGGGGCATATCTTGCTGTATCACCCGATTGCTGATGCGGTAGGCGCCGCCCTAGCCGACTCGAGGTTGGGCGAACTGACGCGCTGGTGGAGTGAGCGGTCCGGTTCTCCCGGGCGGCGGCGGTCCGAGGACGCGTGGTGGACACTTGGGCCGCATGACGTCGCCCTCATGTTTCACTTGTTGGGCCCTCCGCGGCAGCTCTGGGCGAAGCGCTTCGGAGTGGGCGCAGACAATCGAGTCGAATGCGGATTTTGGTTCGATAGCGGCGTGCAGGCATGCATTCGGGTTTGTACGGACGGCAGCTTCGAGGGTCGGGCAGTGCGACTCGAGGGGACGCAGGCCGAGTTTGAGGTTACCGACTGTGGCACCAGCATCGAAGCGTGCTGGCGAGCCAGCTCGCAAGAACCCGTGCTGATGACCAAGCCCGTCGAGAATCCGCTGCGCGCCGAGATAGCGGCGTTTCTGCACGCAGTGAAAGAGGGATGCCGCATTCCAACGGAAGCCACCGCCGGCGTAGAGGTGACGCGGATATTGGAATTGGGAGACCTGTCCGCCAAGCGCGGCGCGCCGATCAGCTTGGCGTCTCAGGGAATCGACCAGAACGTTCGCAACGCTGCACCCAGCTGGGCCCGCTCCGTCGGGTTCAGGTTGCGATTGTAG
- a CDS encoding polysaccharide biosynthesis tyrosine autokinase — MATTSPNTRAKEAEEQTDLWDTLLSFWRALRKNWILAAAVTLTAVVATAFFTLGQKKIYRSAGTIQIDPTPPRPLGNEIQSVVEMGTGAYLNNREYYETQYRILKSGRVANAVVRQLGLHRDAAFLRNSPQSETPAPMEVPVEAAADILLTRLEIEPEKQSRLVTVAVQDANPERAQRLVAAVIETYREQNLDNVLASTTSAVDWLEGQLKKLKKELEADEFALHDYKKQKNILSLSLDDQSNMLRGEMGKLNELLTEVRAKRENIDSRRQELRKINLSDPTNLPASELLESQLLQALRTAYVESIRDRDSLLASGKGKEHPSVAAANAKVEINRKALAGEVKNILGSVEKEYRAVTRESGGLKRLYDSANKRALELNLMEIEYNRLKRAKENTERLYSVIQDRTKESDLTRMMRVNNIHVVDEARVPKAPIKPSVPLNLAMGLIVGLVLGVGASLGKEVLDRSIKSPDDLEKDLHVAFLGLLPALSGETAQGPGQKKRRRRRGSRTAPVALTGRPELVVHDQPTSGIAEAARSLRTNLLFMSPDKPYKTLLVTSAAPMEGKTTVASCIAVAMAQAGQKVVIVDCDMRRPRLHKIFDKTNDVGLTSALLDIDAIDDGLKETVVPNLSVLSCGPIPPNPAELLHSEAFSRVLHELQERFDRVVIDSPPLVPVTDATILSTRVDGTVFVVRAGKTSKEFGKRAVRSIRGVGGNLVGAVLNAVHADRPGYNYYYQYYYYRQGYAPTGEADAPRHEAGLN; from the coding sequence ATGGCCACGACTTCCCCTAACACCCGCGCGAAAGAAGCGGAAGAGCAGACTGACCTGTGGGACACGCTGCTGTCATTCTGGCGTGCGCTTCGCAAGAACTGGATCTTGGCCGCGGCCGTCACGCTCACGGCAGTCGTGGCCACCGCCTTCTTCACCTTGGGCCAGAAGAAGATCTACCGCTCCGCCGGAACGATTCAGATCGACCCGACCCCACCCCGCCCTCTCGGCAATGAAATCCAGAGTGTGGTGGAGATGGGGACTGGGGCCTACCTGAACAACCGTGAGTACTACGAGACCCAGTACCGCATCCTCAAGTCCGGCCGGGTTGCCAACGCGGTCGTGCGGCAACTCGGCCTCCACCGTGATGCCGCGTTTCTGAGGAACAGCCCTCAAAGCGAGACTCCAGCGCCAATGGAGGTTCCTGTAGAAGCGGCGGCAGACATATTGCTCACGCGCCTGGAGATCGAGCCGGAGAAGCAAAGTCGCCTGGTGACCGTCGCCGTCCAAGACGCCAATCCGGAGCGGGCACAACGGCTGGTCGCTGCGGTCATCGAGACCTACCGCGAGCAGAACCTGGACAACGTGCTCGCGTCCACCACGTCCGCCGTCGATTGGCTGGAAGGGCAGCTGAAGAAGCTGAAAAAAGAGCTGGAGGCCGACGAGTTCGCTCTGCACGACTACAAGAAGCAGAAGAACATCCTCTCCCTCTCATTGGATGACCAATCCAACATGCTGCGCGGGGAGATGGGCAAGCTGAACGAGCTGCTGACCGAGGTCCGCGCCAAGCGGGAGAACATCGACTCCCGCCGCCAGGAGCTACGGAAAATCAACCTCTCGGACCCGACCAACTTGCCAGCCAGTGAGCTGCTGGAGAGCCAGTTGCTTCAAGCGTTGCGGACGGCTTACGTCGAGTCCATTCGAGACCGTGACAGTCTGCTGGCTTCCGGAAAGGGCAAAGAGCACCCATCCGTCGCAGCGGCCAACGCCAAGGTCGAGATCAACCGCAAGGCGCTCGCTGGCGAGGTGAAAAACATTCTCGGGTCGGTCGAGAAGGAGTACCGCGCCGTGACCCGTGAGTCGGGCGGGCTGAAGCGCCTGTATGACTCCGCCAACAAGCGCGCCCTCGAGCTCAACCTGATGGAGATCGAGTACAACCGATTGAAACGCGCCAAAGAAAACACGGAGCGTCTCTACTCGGTCATTCAAGATCGCACGAAAGAGAGTGACCTGACTCGGATGATGCGGGTCAACAACATCCACGTCGTGGACGAAGCTCGGGTACCAAAGGCGCCCATCAAACCCAGTGTTCCCCTCAACTTGGCGATGGGTCTCATCGTAGGCCTGGTCCTTGGCGTCGGCGCCTCCCTCGGCAAGGAAGTCCTCGACCGGAGCATCAAGTCGCCCGACGACCTCGAGAAGGATCTGCACGTTGCCTTCCTCGGCCTGCTTCCCGCGCTATCGGGGGAGACTGCACAAGGGCCCGGCCAAAAGAAGCGCCGTCGCCGGCGTGGAAGTCGCACGGCGCCGGTCGCCCTAACTGGGCGTCCCGAACTCGTAGTGCACGATCAGCCCACGAGTGGTATCGCCGAAGCAGCACGCTCGCTTCGGACCAATCTTCTCTTCATGTCTCCGGACAAGCCGTACAAGACGCTGCTGGTGACCAGCGCCGCACCCATGGAAGGGAAGACCACGGTCGCCTCCTGCATTGCGGTCGCCATGGCCCAGGCCGGGCAGAAAGTGGTGATCGTCGACTGCGACATGCGTCGCCCTCGCCTCCACAAGATCTTCGACAAGACCAACGACGTGGGCCTGACGTCCGCCCTGCTCGACATCGATGCCATCGACGATGGCCTCAAGGAGACTGTTGTACCGAATCTGAGCGTGCTCAGCTGCGGTCCCATTCCCCCCAACCCGGCAGAGCTGCTACATAGCGAGGCTTTCTCGCGTGTGCTTCACGAGCTGCAAGAGCGCTTCGATCGCGTCGTGATCGACAGCCCGCCCCTGGTGCCGGTCACGGACGCCACGATTCTGTCGACCCGCGTCGACGGCACCGTGTTCGTCGTTCGCGCCGGCAAGACCAGCAAGGAGTTCGGCAAGCGCGCCGTGCGCTCCATTCGCGGCGTTGGTGGCAACCTGGTCGGCGCCGTACTGAACGCGGTGCACGCCGACCGTCCCGGCTACAACTACTACTACCAGTACTACTACTACCGCCAAGGCTATGCCCCAACCGGCGAAGCCGATGCGCCACGCCACGAGGCTGGGCTAAACTAG
- a CDS encoding radical SAM protein, which yields MNNALLPLYRGAIEQGLAKTLPSLTIETTNICNANCTFCGYQFQERPTGAMSMTLYQKVIDEFVQCGGKFVLVSGTVGDPLVDKLLLERISYARERGVPEVGMFSNLISLRRHGAAELVQSGLAKLVVSISGLDAAMYERVYRSTQYSKVLANLHSIIDANEAAGSPIDIRLAMRADRPLREVRAYPDLIEIERRLGPGRIDYNYYFDDWSGRIKQRDLTGTMKIRPGWLRPKLSPCVELFSGLMIYWDGKVGACGCRDLEAKELIVGDVTRNHLAEIWFGEPLRRLREEFMTPARKEICSTCKHYNGLTMYLAPAARKKWQDPLDSRALWQESAGTERGPRRRLPLA from the coding sequence ATGAACAATGCCCTGCTTCCGCTCTATCGCGGCGCCATTGAGCAAGGCCTAGCCAAGACTCTGCCGAGCCTCACGATCGAAACGACCAACATCTGCAATGCAAACTGTACGTTCTGCGGCTACCAATTCCAGGAGCGCCCAACTGGGGCGATGTCAATGACCCTCTATCAGAAGGTCATCGACGAGTTCGTGCAGTGCGGTGGGAAGTTTGTGCTGGTGTCGGGGACCGTAGGCGACCCGTTGGTGGACAAGCTGCTTTTGGAGCGCATCTCCTACGCGAGGGAGCGAGGAGTTCCGGAAGTCGGCATGTTCTCCAATCTAATTTCGCTGCGACGGCACGGGGCGGCTGAATTGGTCCAGAGCGGTCTGGCCAAGCTCGTGGTGTCGATTTCGGGATTGGACGCCGCCATGTACGAGCGCGTATATCGCTCCACGCAGTACTCCAAGGTGCTTGCAAACCTGCATTCCATCATCGACGCTAACGAGGCCGCGGGCAGTCCGATCGACATTCGGCTGGCAATGCGCGCCGACAGACCGCTCCGGGAGGTTCGCGCCTATCCCGACCTCATTGAGATCGAACGCCGGCTTGGTCCTGGCAGGATCGACTACAACTATTACTTCGACGATTGGTCTGGCCGAATCAAGCAGCGCGACCTCACCGGCACGATGAAGATCCGCCCGGGCTGGCTGAGGCCAAAGCTGTCACCATGCGTGGAGCTGTTCAGCGGGCTCATGATCTACTGGGACGGGAAGGTCGGCGCATGCGGCTGCCGTGACCTCGAAGCCAAGGAACTCATCGTCGGCGATGTCACACGAAATCATCTCGCGGAGATTTGGTTTGGGGAACCATTGCGTCGCCTGCGTGAGGAATTCATGACGCCCGCGCGCAAGGAGATTTGTTCCACGTGCAAGCACTACAACGGCCTGACGATGTACCTTGCGCCCGCGGCGAGGAAGAAGTGGCAAGACCCGCTCGACTCACGAGCGCTATGGCAAGAGTCAGCGGGGACCGAGCGCGGTCCGCGGCGCCGGCTGCCGCTCGCTTAG
- a CDS encoding nucleoside-diphosphate sugar epimerase/dehydratase, translating to MQKLVNRTGQILVDVVVLVAAYVLAFLLRFDGELPLQMFKRLAFTWPYVVAFQFALLSLFGVRRFAWRYIGLRETSRILVAASAAAAGLVVARVVAAATVQQFGYAQYALIPFGVIAVNLILAFVGITGVRALRRMLAERSQAVSRRAAQSGDVVKTLLVGAGQAGVMVAKEIRQRPDLGIVPVGFVDDDPLKQGSEVHGFRVLGTTKDLVEVCKRFDAEQVLITMATAPGERIRDISETCERAGIPVKIIPGVYEIVGGNVNLSRIRPVAIEDLLGREAISLDVDAIAAMMRGRTVLVTGAGGSIGSELCRQLCAFRPARVVLLERTENALFFIHRELVEAFPDVELTPVIGDIADAKRMDWLFEECRPCAVFHAAAHKHVPMMEWNAGEAVKNNVFGTKTIADAADRHGAEIFVQVSTDKAVNPTSVMGSTKRVAEMYLQTKARSSATRFVTVRFGNVLGSNGSVVQIFREQIAKGGPVTVTHAEMQRYFMLISEACQLVLEAASFAEGGEIFLLDMGKPVRVMDLAEDMIRLSGYEPGVDIQIEVTGMRPGEKLFEELLNNGEDHDRTVHPKIMVGKIQPVSDSRIEAALELLARVQDGTSDDVRRALSTVVPEATLGSKGAPRKPAAEGATATAREAAAAVS from the coding sequence ATGCAGAAGCTCGTCAACCGAACTGGTCAGATCCTGGTGGACGTAGTCGTCCTCGTGGCCGCCTACGTGCTGGCGTTCCTGCTGCGCTTCGACGGCGAGTTGCCGCTGCAGATGTTCAAGCGCCTTGCGTTTACCTGGCCCTACGTCGTCGCGTTCCAGTTCGCCCTCCTCTCGTTGTTCGGCGTTCGCCGGTTTGCGTGGCGCTACATCGGCCTGCGCGAAACCAGTCGCATTCTTGTGGCTGCCAGCGCGGCGGCCGCCGGTTTGGTCGTTGCGCGTGTAGTGGCGGCGGCCACGGTGCAACAGTTCGGCTACGCGCAGTACGCTTTGATCCCCTTTGGCGTCATCGCGGTGAACCTGATTCTCGCCTTCGTCGGCATCACCGGTGTTCGCGCCTTGCGTCGCATGCTGGCAGAGCGCTCCCAGGCGGTCAGCCGCCGCGCAGCGCAGTCCGGCGACGTGGTCAAGACGCTGCTTGTGGGTGCTGGGCAAGCCGGCGTGATGGTAGCGAAGGAGATCCGCCAGCGGCCCGACTTGGGCATCGTGCCCGTTGGCTTCGTGGATGATGACCCGCTGAAACAGGGATCGGAAGTGCATGGCTTCCGAGTCTTGGGCACGACGAAGGACTTGGTCGAGGTCTGCAAACGCTTCGACGCCGAGCAGGTCCTGATCACCATGGCCACCGCACCCGGGGAGCGTATCCGGGACATCTCGGAGACCTGCGAACGGGCTGGGATTCCCGTGAAGATCATCCCGGGGGTCTACGAAATCGTTGGCGGCAACGTGAACTTGTCGCGGATCCGCCCGGTCGCGATCGAAGACTTGCTCGGCCGCGAGGCCATCTCCCTCGACGTGGACGCAATTGCCGCCATGATGCGCGGGCGCACGGTGCTGGTCACGGGCGCTGGAGGCAGCATTGGCTCCGAGCTTTGCCGTCAGCTTTGTGCCTTCAGGCCGGCGCGTGTCGTCTTGCTCGAGCGCACTGAGAACGCGCTCTTTTTCATCCACCGTGAGCTGGTCGAGGCATTCCCGGACGTCGAGCTGACGCCAGTCATCGGCGACATCGCGGACGCCAAGCGCATGGACTGGCTATTCGAAGAGTGCCGTCCTTGCGCCGTGTTTCACGCTGCTGCCCACAAGCACGTTCCGATGATGGAGTGGAACGCGGGCGAAGCCGTCAAGAACAACGTGTTCGGTACCAAGACCATCGCGGATGCCGCAGATCGTCACGGTGCGGAGATCTTCGTGCAGGTCTCGACGGACAAGGCGGTGAACCCGACGAGCGTCATGGGTTCGACCAAGCGCGTCGCGGAAATGTATTTGCAGACGAAGGCTCGCAGCAGCGCGACGCGCTTCGTGACCGTTCGCTTCGGCAATGTACTGGGCTCGAACGGGAGCGTGGTGCAGATCTTCCGTGAGCAGATCGCGAAAGGCGGGCCGGTCACCGTCACTCATGCGGAGATGCAGCGCTACTTCATGCTCATCTCCGAGGCGTGTCAGCTGGTGCTGGAGGCGGCGAGCTTCGCAGAGGGTGGTGAGATCTTCCTCCTGGACATGGGCAAGCCCGTGCGGGTGATGGACCTGGCCGAGGACATGATTCGGCTGAGCGGCTATGAACCTGGCGTGGACATTCAGATCGAGGTGACCGGCATGCGCCCGGGCGAGAAGCTATTCGAGGAGCTCCTCAACAACGGTGAAGACCACGACCGCACGGTGCATCCGAAGATCATGGTGGGGAAGATTCAGCCCGTGTCCGATAGCCGCATCGAAGCGGCGCTGGAGCTCTTGGCGCGGGTGCAAGACGGCACGAGTGACGACGTGCGGCGGGCGCTATCGACGGTGGTGCCCGAGGCGACGCTCGGAAGCAAGGGCGCCCCGCGCAAGCCAGCTGCCGAGGGCGCAACAGCAACTGCTCGCGAAGCTGCCGCGGCCGTCAGCTAG
- a CDS encoding phosphotransferase, with protein MDVRELSQREPFLELTAATLGPAFGQMFGRDYQLRVDGHGEQQWLSLPPLHGFFTRDAGAEVRRFLKNGFRHTAVNSRRIPQFVLGTLLGGRYAMRSLGRPVFSVSPGVPNAAARLVMPGNQRYRIFDFDTWTTRVIAKNGFGNRGVAGEIRFRSRFAGPFLPLLRSSSSLDWYEEPLVDGYPVARCPPWLDAAAAVRAAREQLATFAEQTARDVDRREYVDAIASKLERSDDLLGARFAEAPRVGDPVRRLRALAVVGPRELRVAQSHGDLQDGNILIVPHSNPVIIDWEHAGERSRRYDEWVYTLGTRRFRRRSRLVAEGERVRSAEAAEFAVFLLEEAHFYMGEALSGPFSQLPATWSGFVADLNLVADILCST; from the coding sequence ATGGACGTTCGTGAGCTGAGTCAGCGTGAGCCTTTTCTCGAGCTGACCGCGGCGACCCTTGGTCCGGCGTTTGGGCAGATGTTCGGCCGCGACTATCAGCTGCGGGTCGATGGGCATGGCGAGCAACAGTGGTTGTCCTTGCCGCCGTTGCACGGGTTCTTCACCAGGGATGCCGGGGCGGAAGTGCGCCGGTTCTTGAAGAATGGGTTCCGCCACACTGCTGTGAACAGTCGCCGCATCCCGCAGTTCGTGCTCGGGACGTTGTTGGGGGGCCGCTACGCGATGCGCTCCCTTGGGCGTCCCGTCTTTTCGGTCTCACCCGGGGTTCCCAACGCCGCAGCGCGTCTGGTCATGCCAGGCAACCAGCGCTACCGGATCTTCGACTTCGATACCTGGACGACGCGCGTGATCGCCAAGAACGGCTTCGGGAACCGCGGGGTCGCGGGAGAGATTCGGTTCCGCAGTCGCTTCGCCGGACCGTTCCTCCCTTTGCTTCGTTCCTCATCGAGTCTCGACTGGTACGAAGAGCCTCTCGTCGACGGATACCCCGTCGCGCGTTGTCCGCCATGGCTCGATGCGGCCGCGGCGGTCCGAGCGGCGCGCGAGCAGCTGGCGACGTTTGCTGAGCAGACCGCCCGTGACGTGGACCGCCGCGAGTACGTAGACGCTATCGCCTCCAAGCTGGAGCGAAGCGACGACTTGCTTGGTGCACGCTTCGCGGAAGCGCCGAGGGTTGGTGACCCGGTTCGGCGTCTTCGCGCACTCGCAGTGGTTGGGCCAAGGGAGCTTCGGGTAGCGCAGTCGCATGGAGACCTGCAGGACGGAAACATCCTGATCGTTCCGCACTCGAACCCTGTGATCATCGACTGGGAGCACGCGGGAGAGCGCAGCCGGCGCTACGATGAGTGGGTTTACACTTTGGGCACCCGACGCTTCCGGAGGCGCAGCCGGCTCGTCGCCGAGGGTGAACGAGTGCGTTCAGCGGAGGCGGCCGAGTTCGCGGTGTTCTTGCTTGAAGAGGCGCATTTCTACATGGGGGAGGCCCTGTCCGGGCCGTTTTCCCAGTTGCCCGCTACATGGTCCGGTTTCGTGGCGGACTTGAACTTGGTGGCTGATATTTTGTGCAGTACATGA